The following proteins come from a genomic window of Pseudomonas sp. J452:
- a CDS encoding sensor histidine kinase, which yields MEFKHSLSRRIVIAFMLMTLLVGGTFAIGIVETVHQVEERLISSELGGDLERFLKMESIDDWRHHPEPGQLFYFSDGHGDFALPEELQGLAPGFHEVYREERSYHGFVQLVDGRRYVLLQDQSGFEDREQLLFAVVFGGFLISLALSGLLGWLLARKVIEPVVRLSTQVRHPDQLLDRAPSLAPDYASDEVGQLAASFDTTLGLLRRALTRERLFTSDVSHELRTPLMVLASSCELLLESPSLDSRARGQVQRIARASEEMRDLVQTFLLLARSRSDEPGMTPLASLTEVADGLVEQWRPAIEAKGLTFHYQRGSGALLHYNAPLLRSVMGNLLRNALHYTERGTIELQLGEQGFVVVDSGVGIPESEREAMFQPFVRGGQARGEGLGLGLSLVQRICESQGWSVGLSSVEPQGCRFEVSLSADSSRLH from the coding sequence ATGGAGTTTAAGCACAGCCTGTCACGGCGCATCGTCATCGCCTTCATGCTGATGACTTTGCTGGTGGGGGGCACCTTTGCCATCGGCATCGTCGAGACCGTGCACCAGGTCGAGGAGCGGCTGATCTCTAGCGAGTTGGGTGGCGACCTCGAGCGTTTCCTGAAGATGGAGAGCATTGACGACTGGCGCCATCACCCCGAGCCCGGCCAGCTGTTCTACTTCAGTGACGGGCACGGCGACTTTGCCCTGCCGGAGGAGCTGCAGGGCCTGGCGCCGGGCTTTCATGAGGTGTACCGCGAGGAGCGTTCCTACCATGGCTTCGTGCAGCTTGTGGATGGTCGCCGCTATGTGTTGCTGCAGGATCAGAGCGGCTTCGAGGACCGCGAGCAGCTGCTGTTTGCCGTGGTATTCGGCGGTTTCCTGATCAGCCTGGCGCTGTCCGGGCTGCTCGGCTGGCTGCTGGCGCGCAAGGTGATTGAGCCGGTGGTGCGCCTGTCGACCCAGGTGCGCCACCCGGACCAGCTGCTCGACCGCGCGCCGTCGCTGGCGCCGGACTATGCCAGCGATGAGGTCGGTCAGCTGGCGGCCTCCTTCGATACCACCCTGGGCCTGCTGCGCCGTGCGCTGACCCGTGAGCGGCTGTTCACCAGTGACGTCAGCCATGAGCTGCGCACCCCGCTGATGGTGCTGGCCAGCTCCTGCGAGCTGCTGCTGGAAAGCCCTTCCCTGGATTCGCGCGCTCGGGGCCAGGTGCAGCGGATCGCCCGCGCCAGCGAGGAAATGCGTGACCTAGTGCAGACCTTTCTGCTGCTGGCGCGCTCGCGCAGCGATGAACCCGGTATGACGCCCCTGGCCAGCCTGACCGAGGTGGCCGATGGCCTGGTGGAGCAATGGCGCCCGGCGATCGAGGCCAAGGGCCTGACTTTTCATTACCAGCGCGGCAGCGGCGCCCTGCTGCATTACAACGCGCCCTTGCTGCGTTCGGTCATGGGCAATCTGTTGCGCAATGCGCTGCATTACACCGAGCGAGGGACTATCGAACTGCAGCTGGGGGAGCAGGGCTTTGTCGTCGTCGACAGCGGCGTGGGCATTCCGGAAAGCGAGCGCGAGGCGATGTTCCAGCCGTTCGTGCGCGGTGGTCAGGCGCGTGGTGAGGGGCTTGGTCTCGGCCTGTCGCTGGTCCAGCGGATCTGCGAAAGCCAGGGTTGGAGTGTCGGTCTGAGCAGCGTGGAGCCGCAGGGTTGCCGCTTCGAGGTCTCGTTGAGCGCCGACAGTAGCCGTCTGCACTGA
- a CDS encoding response regulator transcription factor — translation MRILLVEDNRDILANMADYLGIKGYTVDCAQDGLSGLHLAASEHYDLIVLDIMLPGIDGYTLCQRLREEARRDTPVIMLTARDQLDDRLKGFKAGADDYLVKPFALSELAARIEAVLRRSLGGGKRSLQVGALNYDLDTLEVSRSGRPLKLNPVGLKLLALLMQKSPHVVRREVLEEALWGDDCPDSDSLRSHVHQLRQIIDKPFDQALLHTVHGVGYRLAELLDGV, via the coding sequence ATGCGCATCCTCCTGGTCGAGGACAACCGCGACATTCTGGCCAACATGGCCGACTACCTGGGGATCAAGGGTTACACGGTGGACTGTGCCCAGGACGGCCTGTCCGGCCTGCACCTGGCCGCCAGCGAACATTACGACCTGATCGTGCTGGACATCATGCTCCCCGGCATCGACGGCTACACCCTGTGCCAGCGCCTGCGCGAGGAGGCGCGGCGCGATACCCCGGTGATCATGCTGACCGCCCGCGACCAGCTGGATGATCGGCTCAAGGGCTTCAAGGCCGGCGCCGACGATTACCTGGTCAAGCCCTTTGCCCTCTCCGAGCTGGCCGCGCGCATCGAGGCCGTGCTGCGCCGCAGCCTGGGTGGCGGCAAGCGCAGCCTGCAGGTCGGCGCGCTGAACTATGACCTCGATACCCTGGAAGTCAGTCGCAGCGGCCGTCCGCTCAAGCTCAACCCGGTGGGCCTCAAGCTGCTCGCCCTGCTGATGCAGAAGAGCCCGCATGTGGTGCGCCGCGAGGTGCTGGAAGAAGCGCTATGGGGCGACGATTGTCCGGACAGCGACAGCTTGCGCAGCCATGTACACCAGTTGCGCCAGATTATCGACAAACCGTTCGACCAGGCGCTGCTGCACACCGTGCATGGGGTCGGCTATCGCCTGGCGGAGCTGCTCGATGGAGTTTAA
- the groL gene encoding chaperonin GroEL (60 kDa chaperone family; promotes refolding of misfolded polypeptides especially under stressful conditions; forms two stacked rings of heptamers to form a barrel-shaped 14mer; ends can be capped by GroES; misfolded proteins enter the barrel where they are refolded when GroES binds), with translation MAAKEVKFGDSARKKMLVGVNVLADAVKATLGPKGRNVVLERSYGAPLITKDGVSVAKEIELKDRFENMGAQLVKDVASKANDAAGDGTTTATVLAQAIVNEGLKAVAAGMNPMDLKRGIDKATIAIVAELKKLSKPCTDTKAIAQVGTISANSDNSIGDIIAEAMEKVGKEGVITVEEGSGLENELSVVEGMQFDRGYLSPYFINKPDTMIAELDGPLILLVDKKISNIRELLPVLEAVAKSGRPLLIVAEDVEGEALATLVVNNMRGIVKVAAVKAPGFGDRRKAMLQDIAILTGGTVISEEVGLSLESATLEHLGNAKRVQLSKENTTIIDGAGQQVDIEARVAQIRKQVEDTTSDYDKEKLQERLAKLAGGVAVIKVGAGTEVEMKEKKARVEDALHATRAAVEEGVVPGGGVALVRALQAIDELKGDNDDQNVGIALLRRAVEAPLRQIVANAGGEPSVVVDKVKQGSGNYGFNAASDTYGDMIEMGILDPAKVTRSALQAAASIGSLMITTEAMIADIVDDKAAPAMPDMGGMGGMGGMM, from the coding sequence ATGGCTGCTAAAGAAGTCAAATTCGGCGATTCCGCTCGCAAGAAAATGCTGGTCGGCGTTAACGTCCTGGCCGACGCGGTAAAAGCGACCCTCGGCCCGAAAGGCCGTAACGTGGTACTCGAGCGCAGCTACGGCGCGCCGCTGATCACCAAGGACGGCGTGTCCGTTGCCAAAGAAATCGAGCTGAAAGACCGCTTCGAGAACATGGGCGCCCAGCTGGTCAAGGACGTTGCGTCCAAGGCCAACGACGCTGCCGGTGACGGCACCACCACCGCCACCGTACTGGCTCAGGCCATCGTCAACGAAGGCCTGAAAGCCGTCGCTGCCGGCATGAACCCGATGGACCTCAAGCGCGGCATCGACAAGGCCACCATCGCCATCGTCGCCGAACTGAAGAAGCTGTCCAAGCCGTGCACCGACACCAAGGCGATTGCCCAGGTCGGCACCATCTCCGCCAACTCCGATAACTCCATCGGCGACATCATTGCCGAAGCCATGGAAAAAGTCGGCAAGGAAGGCGTGATCACCGTTGAAGAAGGCTCGGGCCTGGAAAACGAACTGTCGGTCGTCGAAGGCATGCAGTTCGACCGTGGCTACCTGTCGCCGTACTTCATCAACAAGCCGGACACCATGATCGCCGAGCTCGACGGCCCGCTGATCCTGCTGGTCGACAAGAAGATCTCCAACATCCGCGAACTGCTGCCGGTGCTCGAAGCCGTGGCCAAGTCCGGCCGTCCGCTGCTGATCGTGGCCGAAGACGTCGAAGGCGAAGCCCTGGCGACTCTGGTGGTCAACAACATGCGTGGCATCGTCAAAGTCGCAGCCGTCAAGGCGCCGGGCTTCGGCGACCGTCGCAAGGCCATGCTGCAGGACATCGCCATCCTCACCGGCGGTACCGTGATTTCCGAAGAAGTCGGCCTGAGCCTGGAAAGCGCCACCCTGGAGCACCTGGGTAACGCCAAGCGCGTTCAACTGAGCAAGGAAAACACCACCATCATCGACGGTGCTGGTCAGCAGGTGGACATCGAAGCCCGCGTTGCGCAGATCCGCAAGCAGGTCGAAGACACCACCTCCGACTACGACAAAGAGAAGCTGCAAGAGCGTCTGGCCAAGCTGGCTGGCGGTGTTGCCGTGATCAAGGTCGGTGCCGGCACCGAAGTGGAAATGAAAGAGAAGAAAGCCCGCGTTGAAGACGCCCTGCACGCCACCCGCGCAGCCGTCGAAGAAGGCGTGGTACCTGGCGGTGGTGTTGCCCTGGTGCGCGCCCTGCAGGCCATCGACGAGCTGAAAGGCGACAACGACGACCAGAACGTCGGTATCGCCCTGCTGCGTCGCGCTGTTGAAGCGCCGCTGCGTCAGATCGTGGCCAACGCCGGCGGCGAGCCGAGCGTAGTGGTCGACAAGGTCAAGCAAGGTTCGGGTAACTACGGCTTCAACGCCGCGTCCGACACCTACGGCGACATGATCGAGATGGGTATTCTCGATCCGGCCAAAGTCACCCGTTCCGCCCTGCAGGCCGCTGCTTCCATCGGCAGCCTGATGATCACCACCGAAGCCATGATCGCCGACATCGTCGACGACAAGGCTGCTCCGGCCATGCCGGACATGGGTGGCATGGGTGGCATGGGCGGCATGATGTAA
- a CDS encoding co-chaperone GroES, with the protein MKLRPLHDRVVIRRSEEESKTAGGIVLPGSAAEKPNQGVIVAVGTGKALDNGEVRALAVKVGDKVVFGPYSGSNTVKVDGEDLLVMSENEILAVLEA; encoded by the coding sequence ATGAAGCTTCGTCCTCTGCATGACCGCGTCGTTATCCGCCGCAGCGAAGAAGAATCGAAAACCGCGGGTGGCATCGTGCTGCCGGGCTCCGCTGCTGAAAAGCCGAACCAGGGCGTGATCGTCGCCGTCGGTACCGGCAAAGCCCTGGACAACGGTGAAGTGCGTGCCCTGGCCGTCAAAGTCGGTGACAAAGTGGTATTCGGCCCTTACTCCGGCAGCAACACCGTCAAAGTCGACGGCGAAGACCTGCTGGTGATGAGCGAGAACGAAATCCTCGCCGTCCTCGAAGCCTGA
- a CDS encoding FxsA family protein yields MRVFLFLFLLFPLIELAVLIQVGSAIGVIPTLLLVIGTAILGSVLLRVAGLATAWRAREKLARGEMPEEEMFAGLLIAVGGGLLLLPGFISDVFGLLCLIPFTRNLLIGNLRRRAAEQALRQRAFADDLAARSGQTRPNVIEGEYQRRD; encoded by the coding sequence ATGCGCGTTTTTCTCTTTCTGTTTCTGCTGTTCCCGCTGATCGAGCTGGCTGTACTTATCCAGGTTGGTAGTGCCATTGGCGTCATTCCGACCCTGCTGCTGGTGATCGGTACGGCCATCCTCGGCAGCGTGCTGCTGCGTGTGGCCGGCCTGGCTACCGCCTGGCGTGCCCGCGAGAAGCTGGCGCGTGGCGAAATGCCGGAGGAGGAAATGTTCGCCGGCCTGCTGATCGCCGTCGGCGGTGGCCTGTTGCTGCTGCCGGGCTTCATCAGCGACGTGTTCGGCCTGCTCTGCCTGATTCCCTTCACTCGTAACCTGCTGATCGGCAACCTGCGCCGCCGTGCTGCCGAGCAGGCCCTGCGTCAGCGTGCCTTCGCCGACGATCTGGCCGCCCGCTCCGGGCAAACCCGCCCCAACGTCATCGAAGGCGAGTACCAGCGCCGCGACTGA
- a CDS encoding HugZ family protein, whose product MSVTAGKHARELLLKEYRGVLSTHSKAMPGFPFGSVVPYCLDAQGCPLLLISRIAQHTYNLQQDGKCSLLVGERGAEDVQAVGRLTLLAEAEKLAEPAQIEAAAARYYRYFPESRDYHQVHDFDFWCLQPVRWRYIGGFGAIHWLEQVNLANPFAGEVELGMLEHMNADHVAAIAHYVELAGLPAREPAQLVGIDSEGFHLRIGKSLYWLAFPTSCNSPGAVRQALVQLARAEVWPTTEQVSA is encoded by the coding sequence TTGAGCGTGACAGCCGGTAAGCATGCCCGAGAATTGCTCCTCAAGGAATACCGCGGCGTGCTCTCCACCCACTCCAAGGCCATGCCGGGTTTCCCTTTCGGATCAGTGGTGCCCTACTGCCTGGACGCGCAGGGTTGCCCGCTGCTCCTGATCAGCCGCATCGCCCAGCACACCTATAACCTGCAGCAGGACGGCAAATGTTCGCTGCTGGTCGGTGAGCGTGGTGCCGAGGATGTGCAGGCGGTCGGCCGCCTGACCCTGCTGGCCGAAGCTGAAAAGCTCGCAGAGCCGGCGCAGATCGAGGCCGCTGCTGCGCGTTACTACCGCTATTTCCCCGAGTCGCGCGATTACCATCAGGTCCATGACTTCGATTTTTGGTGCCTGCAACCGGTGCGCTGGCGCTATATCGGCGGTTTCGGCGCGATTCACTGGCTGGAGCAGGTCAACCTGGCCAATCCCTTCGCCGGCGAAGTGGAGTTGGGCATGCTCGAACACATGAATGCCGACCACGTGGCGGCCATCGCCCATTATGTCGAACTGGCTGGATTGCCCGCCCGTGAGCCGGCGCAACTGGTCGGCATCGACAGCGAAGGCTTCCACCTGCGCATCGGCAAGAGCCTGTACTGGCTGGCCTTTCCAACATCCTGTAACAGTCCCGGTGCCGTGCGCCAGGCCTTGGTACAGCTGGCCCGGGCCGAGGTCTGGCCGACCACCGAGCAGGTGTCAGCTTGA
- a CDS encoding SDR family oxidoreductase: MELKDKVIIITGGCQGLGRAMGEYLAAKGAKLALVDLNQEKLDEAVAACKAAGGDARAYICNVANEEQVTHTVAQIADDFGAINGLVNNAGILRDGLTIKVKDGELSKMSLAQWQSVIDVNLTGVFLCTREVAAKMIELKNQGAIINISSISRAGNVGQANYSAAKAGVAADTVVWAKELARYGIRVAGVAPGFIETEMTGSMKPEALEKMTSGIPLKRMGKPTEIAHSVAYILENDYYTGRILELDGGLRL; encoded by the coding sequence ATGGAACTCAAAGACAAAGTCATCATCATCACTGGCGGCTGCCAGGGCCTGGGTCGCGCCATGGGCGAATACCTGGCCGCCAAGGGCGCCAAGCTGGCCCTGGTCGACCTCAACCAGGAAAAGCTCGACGAAGCCGTGGCTGCCTGCAAGGCCGCCGGTGGTGACGCCCGCGCCTATATCTGCAACGTGGCCAACGAAGAGCAGGTCACCCACACCGTGGCGCAGATCGCCGACGACTTCGGTGCGATCAACGGCCTGGTCAACAACGCCGGCATCCTGCGCGACGGCCTGACCATCAAGGTCAAGGACGGCGAGCTGAGCAAGATGAGCCTGGCCCAGTGGCAGTCGGTGATCGACGTCAACCTGACCGGCGTGTTCCTCTGCACCCGCGAAGTGGCGGCGAAGATGATCGAGCTGAAGAACCAGGGCGCGATCATCAACATCTCTTCCATCTCCCGTGCCGGTAACGTTGGCCAGGCCAACTACTCCGCAGCCAAGGCCGGCGTCGCCGCCGACACCGTGGTCTGGGCCAAGGAACTGGCGCGCTACGGCATCCGTGTCGCTGGCGTCGCTCCGGGCTTCATCGAAACCGAGATGACCGGCAGCATGAAGCCGGAAGCCCTGGAGAAGATGACCTCCGGCATTCCGCTCAAGCGCATGGGCAAGCCGACCGAGATCGCTCACTCGGTGGCCTATATCCTGGAAAACGACTATTACACCGGTCGGATCCTGGAACTGGACGGCGGCCTACGCCTCTGA
- a CDS encoding DUF481 domain-containing protein: protein MTVSRSLLCLALAAISTPLIADTVWLKNGDKLTGTIELVDGGKLLLKTDYAGSITLDLLKVATLESERELLVKQDDFTGERAKSLKPAGEGQVELVNGEAPKVVALASIAQILPPKPLVQDLLWTGRVDFSADYKSAENDVKDYDIDLATQARHGAWRHSFGAEYDHEIKDDEKKTDRIELDYDLDRFLTKQFYWQGQLKYTHDRMDDLQIQRTVGTGPGYQFWDDALGAFSMAGLLNRNDFVFANGESEHFNSAAMEWDYKRKLIGNNIELYSQGELGAPFIDEIDYIIDTEAGVRYKLNSWAALSLKAEWDKVVSENGDTDERRYMLGLGVGW, encoded by the coding sequence ATGACTGTTTCCCGTTCCCTGCTGTGCCTGGCGCTGGCCGCCATCTCCACTCCGTTGATTGCCGATACCGTGTGGCTGAAGAACGGTGACAAGCTCACCGGCACTATCGAACTGGTCGATGGCGGCAAGCTGCTGCTGAAAACCGACTATGCCGGCTCGATCACCCTTGATCTGCTCAAGGTCGCCACCCTGGAAAGCGAACGCGAGCTGCTGGTCAAACAGGATGACTTCACCGGCGAGCGGGCCAAGTCGCTGAAACCGGCAGGTGAGGGCCAGGTCGAACTGGTCAATGGAGAGGCGCCAAAAGTGGTGGCGCTGGCCTCGATTGCCCAGATCCTGCCGCCCAAGCCGCTGGTGCAGGACTTGCTCTGGACCGGGCGTGTGGATTTTTCCGCCGACTACAAGAGCGCGGAAAATGATGTGAAGGACTACGACATCGACCTCGCCACCCAGGCCCGCCACGGCGCCTGGCGCCACAGTTTCGGTGCCGAATACGATCATGAGATCAAGGACGACGAGAAGAAGACCGACCGAATCGAACTCGACTACGACCTCGATCGCTTCCTCACCAAGCAGTTCTACTGGCAGGGCCAGCTCAAGTACACCCACGACCGTATGGATGATCTGCAGATTCAGCGTACCGTCGGTACTGGTCCTGGCTACCAGTTCTGGGACGATGCCCTCGGCGCCTTCTCCATGGCCGGTCTGCTCAACCGCAACGACTTCGTGTTTGCCAATGGCGAGAGCGAGCACTTCAACTCGGCAGCCATGGAGTGGGACTACAAGCGCAAGTTGATCGGCAACAACATCGAGTTGTACAGCCAGGGCGAGCTGGGCGCGCCCTTCATCGACGAGATCGACTACATCATCGATACCGAGGCCGGCGTGCGCTACAAGCTCAACAGCTGGGCGGCGCTGAGCCTCAAGGCCGAGTGGGACAAGGTTGTCAGCGAGAATGGCGATACCGACGAGCGCCGCTACATGCTCGGTCTGGGCGTCGGCTGGTAA
- a CDS encoding DUF481 domain-containing protein, with protein MLLRFLLSTVLWLAWPAWADTVWLNNGDRLSGEILLLDGGKLALKTKYAGRVLIDWKDIDTLRSDKPLMLRRVGLDSESSEGLQAAGPGLVTVVGSRNETVPLSSISRLVPPRPLLKDRLWEGNLDAKLDLERNEDSTDEFKVKANTRVEHGRWRHVLNGQLEHETKNDEEKEDNWELEYDLDRFLTDHWFWRTGYEQDEDQFEDINRQRIFGTGPGYRFWDDELGRFDLVGQVNRVRLDSPLGELAFDTWSLEWDYKRQLWGTRLEFYSTAELQVPQIDEIDYVFDSEAGLRYRLNDWARLSLLYELDQLRGLGNTYSEQRYLIGLGVGW; from the coding sequence ATGCTGCTGCGCTTCCTGCTTTCGACTGTTCTCTGGCTCGCCTGGCCGGCATGGGCGGACACCGTCTGGCTGAATAATGGTGACCGCCTGAGCGGCGAGATCCTCCTGCTCGACGGCGGCAAGCTGGCCCTGAAAACCAAGTATGCCGGGCGCGTGCTGATCGACTGGAAGGATATCGACACCCTGCGCTCGGACAAACCCCTGATGTTGCGCCGGGTCGGGCTCGACAGCGAAAGCAGTGAAGGTTTGCAGGCGGCTGGGCCGGGCCTGGTGACCGTGGTCGGCAGCCGCAACGAGACGGTGCCGCTGTCCAGCATCAGCCGCCTGGTGCCGCCGCGACCATTGCTCAAGGATCGCCTGTGGGAAGGCAACCTCGATGCCAAGCTGGATCTGGAGCGCAATGAGGACAGCACCGACGAGTTCAAGGTCAAGGCCAATACGCGGGTCGAGCACGGTCGCTGGCGTCATGTGCTGAATGGCCAGCTGGAGCACGAGACCAAGAACGACGAGGAGAAAGAAGACAACTGGGAGCTGGAATACGACCTCGACCGTTTCCTCACCGATCATTGGTTCTGGCGTACCGGCTATGAGCAGGATGAGGATCAGTTCGAGGACATCAACCGCCAGCGTATTTTCGGCACTGGCCCCGGCTATCGTTTCTGGGATGACGAGCTGGGGCGTTTCGACCTGGTCGGCCAGGTCAATCGCGTTCGCCTGGACTCGCCACTCGGTGAGTTGGCGTTCGATACCTGGTCGCTGGAGTGGGACTACAAACGCCAGCTGTGGGGGACGCGGCTGGAGTTTTACAGCACGGCCGAACTGCAGGTGCCGCAGATCGACGAGATCGACTATGTGTTCGACAGCGAGGCCGGCCTGCGCTATCGCCTGAATGACTGGGCCCGGCTGTCGCTGCTTTATGAGTTGGACCAGTTGCGGGGGCTGGGCAACACCTATTCGGAGCAGCGTTATTTGATTGGGCTAGGGGTTGGCTGGTAA
- a CDS encoding MGMT family protein: MSKTPVTERGIVAEHAPALDPTASAEGRRAALYLLLSQIPAGKVTSYGELAALAGLGRAARWVGRTLSQLPPDTRLPWHRVLGAGGRLSLPAGSPSGDEQRARLREEGLTIRNNRVDMRRHGWRPMELSG, translated from the coding sequence ATGAGCAAGACACCGGTAACCGAACGGGGAATCGTCGCAGAGCATGCCCCCGCCCTCGACCCGACGGCAAGCGCCGAGGGCCGGCGAGCCGCGCTCTATCTGCTGTTGTCACAGATTCCGGCGGGCAAGGTCACCAGCTACGGCGAGCTGGCGGCCCTGGCCGGACTCGGCCGTGCCGCGCGCTGGGTGGGCCGCACGCTCAGCCAGCTGCCACCCGATACGCGCCTGCCCTGGCACCGCGTGCTCGGTGCCGGCGGGCGCCTGAGCCTGCCGGCCGGCAGCCCGAGTGGTGACGAGCAGCGCGCGCGGCTGCGCGAAGAAGGCCTGACCATCCGCAACAACCGCGTCGATATGCGCCGCCACGGCTGGCGCCCAATGGAGCTCAGCGGCTAG
- a CDS encoding AmpG family muropeptide MFS transporter encodes MPRKSWRAALATYAHPASLALLLLGFAAGLPYMLVFSTLSVWLREAGVAHQTIGYASLIGLAYAFKWVWAPMLDQWRLPLLGKLGRRRSWLVLSQVLVAVGLIGMALCDPQQHLSWLIGVAVVVAFASATQDIAVDAYRLEIVDDNRQAALAASYMAGYRVAALLATAGALYFAGWFGAVDGNYQHGAWASTYLLFAMLMLPGLFTTLWMREPPVPLKTQISAARYGLYHQLASVLVLILLLISVPAMFTQLFKSDILLALQGAIGPLELLREDRAFLRFLLYTILTSLCLSAMGRRSLAPVLTPINDFILRYRWQALLLLGLIATYRMSDTVMGVMANVFYIDMGFAKSQIASVSKLFGLFMTLFGAAMGGLLIVRFGILPILLIGGAASAGTNLLFALLAGLGVISDSSFAGQNVLDLLQALNPHMLMLVVTITLDNFSSGLATAAFVAYLSSLTNLKFSATQYALLSSIMLLLPRLVGGSSGLMVEKLGYAQFFLVTALLGIPTLLLILVQWGRERGQPEGNGETPLPSSAEQP; translated from the coding sequence ATGCCCCGTAAATCCTGGCGCGCCGCCCTCGCCACCTATGCCCATCCGGCCTCGCTGGCCCTGCTGTTGCTGGGCTTTGCCGCCGGTTTGCCGTACATGCTGGTGTTTTCCACCCTGTCGGTGTGGCTGCGTGAGGCCGGCGTCGCCCACCAGACCATCGGCTACGCCAGCCTGATCGGCCTGGCCTACGCCTTCAAATGGGTCTGGGCACCGATGCTCGACCAGTGGCGCCTGCCGCTGCTGGGCAAGCTGGGCCGCCGCCGCTCCTGGCTGGTGCTGTCGCAGGTGCTGGTGGCAGTAGGGTTGATCGGCATGGCGCTGTGCGACCCACAGCAGCATCTGTCCTGGCTGATTGGCGTGGCCGTGGTAGTGGCCTTCGCCTCGGCCACCCAGGACATTGCGGTGGATGCCTACCGCCTGGAAATCGTCGACGACAACCGCCAGGCCGCTCTGGCCGCCAGCTACATGGCCGGCTACCGGGTCGCCGCGCTGCTCGCCACCGCCGGCGCGCTGTATTTCGCCGGCTGGTTCGGCGCGGTGGATGGCAACTATCAGCATGGAGCCTGGGCCAGCACCTACCTGCTGTTCGCCATGCTCATGCTGCCGGGGCTGTTCACCACGCTGTGGATGCGCGAGCCACCGGTACCGCTGAAGACGCAGATTTCCGCCGCGCGCTACGGCCTCTACCACCAGTTGGCCTCGGTGCTGGTGCTGATCCTGCTGCTGATCTCGGTGCCAGCGATGTTCACCCAGCTGTTCAAGAGCGACATCCTGCTGGCCCTGCAAGGCGCCATCGGCCCACTGGAACTGCTGCGCGAGGATCGCGCCTTCCTGCGCTTCCTGCTCTACACCATCCTCACCAGCCTGTGCCTGTCGGCCATGGGCCGGCGCAGCCTGGCGCCGGTGCTGACGCCAATCAACGACTTCATCCTGCGCTACCGCTGGCAGGCCCTGTTGCTGCTGGGCCTGATCGCCACCTATCGCATGTCCGATACGGTGATGGGGGTGATGGCCAACGTCTTCTACATCGACATGGGCTTTGCCAAGAGCCAGATCGCCAGCGTCAGCAAGCTGTTCGGCCTGTTCATGACCCTGTTCGGCGCGGCGATGGGCGGCCTGCTGATCGTGCGCTTCGGCATCCTGCCGATCCTGCTGATCGGTGGTGCTGCTTCGGCCGGCACCAACCTGCTGTTCGCCCTGCTCGCCGGCCTGGGGGTGATCAGCGACAGCAGCTTCGCCGGGCAGAACGTCCTCGACCTGTTGCAGGCGCTGAACCCGCACATGCTGATGTTGGTGGTGACCATCACCCTCGATAACTTCAGCTCCGGGCTGGCCACGGCGGCTTTTGTCGCTTACCTGTCGAGCCTGACCAACCTGAAGTTCTCTGCCACCCAGTACGCCCTGCTCAGCTCTATCATGCTGCTGCTACCGCGCCTGGTCGGCGGCTCGTCCGGCCTGATGGTGGAGAAGCTCGGCTATGCCCAGTTCTTCCTCGTCACGGCCCTGCTTGGCATTCCAACGCTGCTGCTGATTCTCGTGCAGTGGGGCCGCGAGCGCGGCCAGCCTGAAGGTAACGGCGAAACGCCGCTGCCGAGCAGTGCCGAGCAACCATGA
- a CDS encoding YajQ family cyclic di-GMP-binding protein: MPSFDVVSELDKHELTNAVDNAVKELERRFDLRGKCSFESKDKTVTLTAEADFMLEQMLEILRLNLVKRKIDSQCMELKDPFASGKVIKQEVTFREGIDKELAKKIVAHVKDAKLKVQAAIQGEQVRITGKKRDDLQEAIAVLRAKEFGMPLQYNNFRD, encoded by the coding sequence ATGCCTTCGTTCGACGTGGTGTCCGAACTGGATAAACACGAACTGACCAACGCCGTGGACAACGCGGTGAAGGAACTGGAGCGGCGCTTCGACCTGCGCGGCAAATGCAGCTTCGAGAGCAAGGACAAGACCGTTACCTTGACCGCCGAAGCCGATTTCATGCTGGAGCAGATGCTGGAGATCCTGCGGCTTAATCTGGTCAAGCGCAAGATCGACAGCCAGTGCATGGAGCTCAAGGATCCCTTCGCCTCCGGCAAGGTGATCAAGCAGGAAGTGACCTTCCGCGAAGGCATCGACAAGGAGCTGGCGAAGAAGATCGTCGCCCATGTCAAAGATGCCAAGCTCAAGGTGCAGGCCGCCATCCAGGGCGAGCAGGTACGCATCACCGGCAAGAAGCGCGATGACCTGCAGGAAGCCATTGCTGTCCTGCGTGCCAAGGAATTCGGCATGCCGCTGCAGTACAACAACTTCCGCGATTGA